CAAGCGCGGAAAGTCACGCATCCCAGGGACAGTTTGTTTAATTCGGGCAGGCTGTCGTTTTCGCTCATTCCGTCCTTCCTCCGCCTCACGTTTCTTCAATCCAGTTGTTACGCGCACCGTTCACGCCATCGTGGCTCAGGGGATCCTCCGCCGATTGAACGAGGACTTTAAACAAACAGAACCAGATTAGGCTGCGCGATAGGCTTGCCGAGATCGAAGGGGTCTTTATTGAAGATGCGGTCCAAGAATCAGACGGCAACCAAACAAAGGCGGCCAAGCTGCTTGGTATTAGCCAGCAGGCGTTGAGCAAAAAGCTTCTTAGAGACTCATAGTTCGCAGCCCTCAAGCTCGCCCGTGTTCTTTTGCAGCAATTTGCTAAAGAAAGTCCTTACCTTGGTGCCGCCCGGTTAGTCTTGGTGTTCATCTCAACGGTAACGAAATGTACCTCAGTGCATTTCAGTGCATCGGTTCACCCATGCGCGGGCGCTTCGAATCCCTTCGCTCGCTCCATTTTCTCCCGCAAATCCGTTTCTTTCTGGAAATCTTCACCAAGCGTTCGTCGTTTTGGGTCGCGCTTTTCCAGCATATGACCGTCGCTGAAGCCTGAAGGCGCCCGCGCTGTTCATTGGCCGGCCCGGCCGCCACTCGCGCGATGTCCCCGGTGGAACGGATTCAGGGAGCCGGCAGCAATTTCTTTTTCCGTTTTCGGGAGGTAAATGCGCACTGAGGGAATGAAGTCCAAGCCCGTCTCTAAGCATCTCGCCGTCGCCTGCCTCATTGGGGTGCGGTAGCGGGCTGGGGGGTGACGACTTCAACCCAGACAACAAATGAACAGCCCGTCCCAACAAATCCCCTCCCAAGGTGATTCCTCCGCCCGCGTCCGCCGGCCTTACCTGTGGACGCTGACCGCTCATCACACCAGCGGTTTTGGTGCGGCCGGTCATTGGGCCGCCGGGGTGGCACCCGCCAGCGGGAACGACTGTGCAAGTTCAGCCTGAAACCCCTCAACCAAGCCCCTCATCTCGTATGAACAAGAAATACTGCCTGATTGCCGCAGTGACACTGGTCGCGGCGTTGAACAGCCGCGCGACCGACAGCAGTTGGAATGCGGACGCTGCCGGGAACTGGAGCGATGCGACCAAGTGGACGGCTGGCGTCCCTAACGCCGCCGGGGATACGGCCAATCTCACCTTCGACCTCACGGCTGCCCGCACGGTGACGAATGATGCGACTTCGCGCAGCGTGGGCACGTTGAACATTGGCGATCCGACTCCCGGTTACTTCGTCTACACGGTGGCGGCGAGTGGGGGGGCGAGTTTGATATTCAACAACAACGGCAACGGTGCGTTGCTGGCCAAACCGACGGCTGCCAATACCGTTTTGGACGTGATTTCCGCGCCGATCACGCTGGCGGACGATCTGACCATTGATACCGCCGTGACAGGCACGGACAACAGCGGCAATTCCTTGCGAATCGCCGGAACGATCAGCGAAAGCGGGTCGCGCACGCTCACCAAGAATGGGGTCGGGGGTGTTTATATTAACAACAGTGGAAACACCTACAGCGGTGGCACGATCCTGAATGCGGGCGAGATTCAGTTCTCCACCAGCTTCGCGTTTGGTTCAGGGCCGTTGATCATCAACGGCGGGTCGCTGGCCGCGCGCATCGCCAGCCGGACGCTCACCAATGCGTTGACGGTCGGCGGCGATTTTACGTTCAACAGCGCCAACGCCGGCGGCAACGCCCTCACCTTGACGGGAGACGTTAACCTCGGTTCAGCAACCCGGACGATCACGGTCGCCAGCACGGCGAATCCCAGCGCCTTCATGTCGGGGGTTATTTCCGGCAATCCCGGCGTCGGTCTCATCAAAGCTGGTCCCTCCACCTTCAATATTTCCGGCTCGAACACCTTCAGCGGCGACACCCGCATCGCGGCCGGCAGCCTGCAACTGAGCCTGACCCCGGGAGGGCCGTCGGGCACCAGTCTGGCGTTGCAGAACAGCACCGTGGACTTGAATGTGGCCGATGCGGGCGCTTTGAGTTTTCGCGGCAGCGTCGGAACCGTGGCGGCGGTCCTGGGAGGCCTGAAAGGCTCGCGCAATCAGAGCTTGCTCAACACTTCGAGTGTGGGCGTGGCCCTGACCGTCGGCAACAATGGCCAAAGCACAACTTACTCCGGCGTATTGAGCGGTGCTGGCGGCAGCCTGACCAAGATCGGCGCCGGGACATTGATTCTTTCGGGCGCCAACACCTACGACGGCGCCACCACCATCAGTGGTGGTTCGTTGCAGTTGGGCGACGGCGGGGCCACGGGTTCGCTTTATGGCCTGGGCTACATTCAGGATGACGGCAACCTGACGATCAACCGGAATAATGAGACGGTGCAGGGCGTGGACTTCGGCGGCGGTTATATCACGGGCATTGGCTCGTTCACCCAGGCCGGCACCGGCACGACCACTTTTACACAGGGGAACAGCTACAGCGGCACCACAACCGTCAGCGCCGGCAAATTGGTCGTGGATTCACAGCAGGCCAGCGCGGGCGCCGCGAGTGTTGCCGACGGCGCCAGCCTTGGCGTTAACGTGACCAGTTGGGCACAATGGCAGCCGGCCACAATGACCTTGGGGACGAGCGCCGGCTGCACCTTGGAATTCAACAACGTGGCCAACGCGGGCACGACCACGGCCCCGCTCAACCCCGGTTCGGTGACCCGGAATGGAACCGTGACGGTCCACGTCAAAAGCATCAGCGGGGCCATTGCCGTTGGGGGCACCGGTTACCCGCTCCTGGGCAACATGGCCGGCTCGACGGCCGGTTACACGTTGGGCATCCAGCCGCCGGGGGTGAGCGGTCATCTCGCGGTTTCGGGAACCACCCTGACCTTCGTGGTGGACACCGTTTCGGATATTTGGAATGCCGCCGCCCCTGGAGGAAACTGGGATGTCCTCAGCACTGCCAATTGGGCGGGCAACGCCGCCAATAATTCGCCAGTGAACACCTACAAAGATGGCGATAGTGTTCTGTTCAATGACACCGTTGCTGGTCCACAGGCCGTCACGGTGACGGCGGCGGTGTCGCCGGGCCAGGTGAACGTGGACAACACGGCCACGGAATACGCCATTGCCTCCAGCGGCGCGAACGTCATCGGCGGAACCACCGGCCTGGCCAAATCGGGCAGTGGCACCCTCACGCTTTCCGGCCCGAACACTTACAGCGGCGGCACCACCTTGAGTGCCGGCCAGTTGAACATCAACGACGGCGGCACGAGCAGTGCCAATTCGGCGATTGGCACCGGCCCGTTGACCATCAACGGCGGTTCCTTGGGGAACACGGGGCCGGGCGATGTCACCTTGCTCCCCAATAATCCGCAAAACTGGAACGGCGACTTCGGTTACGCTGGCGCAGGTTACAACCTGAATCTCGGCACGGGGGCCGTAACGCCCAATGCCAGCCGGCAGATTAACGTCAGCGCCAACACGCTCAGCGTGGGTGGCGCAATTGGCGGCGGAACGATTTCGCTGACCAAGACGGGGGACGGTGCCCTGACGCTTTCCGGCGCGAACACCTTCGGCGGCGGGATGACCCTCTCGGCCGGCCAGTTGAACCTGGGTAATGGCTCCGCGGTCGGCACGGGCACGTTTACGATCACCGGTGGCACGCTTGACAACACGAGCGGCGGCGATTTGACGCTGCTCCCGAACAATGCGCAGGTCTGGGGTGGCAACTTTTCCTACGCCGGCACGGCGAACAGCCTCAACCTCGGCACCGGACCTGTGACCCTGACGGGCACCCGCACGGTGAACGTGGATGCCAACACGCTGACCATCGGCGGATCCATCAGCGGCGCGTTTGGCCTGACCAAAACGGGTGCGGGCACGCTGGTGCTTTTGAATGCCAATACCTACGGGAACAACGGCGCTTCCGACACCGCTGTCAACGGGGGCACCGTGGTCATCGGCCGCGACCAGGCATTTGGCAGCAGCCGGTTGAACCTGGCCGATGGCGTCACGCTTCAATCGTCCGACAGCACCGCGCGGGTCATTACCAACAATCTCAACTTTGGCAGTGGTGCCGGCGGAAACAACATCTTCGCAGGAACGGGAAATTTGAAATTCACAGGTTCCGCTGCCAACAGCTCGTCGAAGATTCTGACGGTGAACAATCCGGTGACGGAGTTCAGCGGCGTGTTGGGCGGAGCCATGGCCCGCACCGTGGCCGGCACGGGCAAGCTCATCCTGAGCGGTGCGAACACCTACAGTCAGGGCACTACCATCAGCCCGGGTGCGACATTGCAACTGGGCAACGGCGGCGGCACGGGTTCACTCTCCACCAGCGGGGCCATCGTCAACGACGGCACCCTGATCTTCAACCGCACCAATGCGCTCGTGCAAGGCACTCATTTCAACGGCGGTCCCATCACCGGGGCTGGTTCCGTGGTGCAGGATGGCGCCGGCACCACCACACTGACGGCGGCGAACACCTACACCGGTGGCACCACTGTTAACAACGGCGAGTTGTTCATCACCCCGGCCTATCAGGCGGGAGGAGACGTTGCCGTCGCCAATAACGCCAGTTTTGGTGTCTCGGCCAGTTCGGTGAGCAACAGCGCCACGATTGGCAGCCTTACCTTGGGCGCCGGTGGCGCGACGACGCTGGACTTCTCCTACACCTTCGTCGGGAATCCGACCAACGCCGCCCTTCAGGCGGGCGTGGTCACCATCAACGGCACCAGCGTCATCCGCATCGGCGGCAGTTTTGCGGTGGGCACCTTCCCGGTCCTCAAATACGGCAGCCTTTCGGGCGCGTTCGCCAGCACGGTTGAAGGTCCGCGTGGCGTAACGGCAACGCTTTCCAACGACGTGGTGAACAAGGTGCTCTATGTGATGGTTTCCTCCGTGGGTGAGGGCATCGTCTGGACGGGAACCAACAGCATTTCTCCGAACCTCTGGGATCTGAACACAACCACCAATTGGCTGATTGGCGGCTTGCCGACCGTGTATCTGGAGACGGTGCCGCCGGGCGACGCGGTTACTTTCAATGATTCGGGCAGCGGCTCGGTGCTGGTGAGCAACACCGTCAGCCCGGCCAGCGTCACCATCAACAACACGGCGGTCAACTACACCTTCCAGGGCAACGGACAGATCAATTCCGCGTCCGGGCTGACGAAAGTCGGCGCCGGCACGGTGACGATGAACGTGCCTGGCACCTACCTGGGCAGCACGGTGCTCTCGAACGGCACCTTCAGCCTTGGGGCCAACCAGTCACTGGCCAATCTTACCGGCAACAGTGCGGTGACCGCCTCAACGGGCTCGCCGATGCTCACGGTCAATAACAGTTCAAACACCACGTTCGCCGGCAACATCACGGGCATTGGCACCCTGACCAAGACCGGCAACGGTGTGCTCACGCTGCCGGGCAGCAACAGCGTCTCCGTGAACGTCTTTGTGCGCGCCGGTGCGCTGACGCTCGATTCGGGCGCGCTCACGGCGGGCAGCTACGTGAGCGTCGCCCAAGGCGGCACTGAAAACGGCACGCTGACGTTGAAAGGCACGGCGAACTTTACGGGCAACAACGACCTCAACGTGGGCGACGTGGGTTCGTCCGTGGGCACCTTGTATGTTCAAGATTCGGCCAGCCTCATGGTCAACTCGCTCTTCATCGGTTCGGCCAACG
This DNA window, taken from Verrucomicrobiia bacterium, encodes the following:
- a CDS encoding autotransporter-associated beta strand repeat-containing protein yields the protein MNKKYCLIAAVTLVAALNSRATDSSWNADAAGNWSDATKWTAGVPNAAGDTANLTFDLTAARTVTNDATSRSVGTLNIGDPTPGYFVYTVAASGGASLIFNNNGNGALLAKPTAANTVLDVISAPITLADDLTIDTAVTGTDNSGNSLRIAGTISESGSRTLTKNGVGGVYINNSGNTYSGGTILNAGEIQFSTSFAFGSGPLIINGGSLAARIASRTLTNALTVGGDFTFNSANAGGNALTLTGDVNLGSATRTITVASTANPSAFMSGVISGNPGVGLIKAGPSTFNISGSNTFSGDTRIAAGSLQLSLTPGGPSGTSLALQNSTVDLNVADAGALSFRGSVGTVAAVLGGLKGSRNQSLLNTSSVGVALTVGNNGQSTTYSGVLSGAGGSLTKIGAGTLILSGANTYDGATTISGGSLQLGDGGATGSLYGLGYIQDDGNLTINRNNETVQGVDFGGGYITGIGSFTQAGTGTTTFTQGNSYSGTTTVSAGKLVVDSQQASAGAASVADGASLGVNVTSWAQWQPATMTLGTSAGCTLEFNNVANAGTTTAPLNPGSVTRNGTVTVHVKSISGAIAVGGTGYPLLGNMAGSTAGYTLGIQPPGVSGHLAVSGTTLTFVVDTVSDIWNAAAPGGNWDVLSTANWAGNAANNSPVNTYKDGDSVLFNDTVAGPQAVTVTAAVSPGQVNVDNTATEYAIASSGANVIGGTTGLAKSGSGTLTLSGPNTYSGGTTLSAGQLNINDGGTSSANSAIGTGPLTINGGSLGNTGPGDVTLLPNNPQNWNGDFGYAGAGYNLNLGTGAVTPNASRQINVSANTLSVGGAIGGGTISLTKTGDGALTLSGANTFGGGMTLSAGQLNLGNGSAVGTGTFTITGGTLDNTSGGDLTLLPNNAQVWGGNFSYAGTANSLNLGTGPVTLTGTRTVNVDANTLTIGGSISGAFGLTKTGAGTLVLLNANTYGNNGASDTAVNGGTVVIGRDQAFGSSRLNLADGVTLQSSDSTARVITNNLNFGSGAGGNNIFAGTGNLKFTGSAANSSSKILTVNNPVTEFSGVLGGAMARTVAGTGKLILSGANTYSQGTTISPGATLQLGNGGGTGSLSTSGAIVNDGTLIFNRTNALVQGTHFNGGPITGAGSVVQDGAGTTTLTAANTYTGGTTVNNGELFITPAYQAGGDVAVANNASFGVSASSVSNSATIGSLTLGAGGATTLDFSYTFVGNPTNAALQAGVVTINGTSVIRIGGSFAVGTFPVLKYGSLSGAFASTVEGPRGVTATLSNDVVNKVLYVMVSSVGEGIVWTGTNSISPNLWDLNTTTNWLIGGLPTVYLETVPPGDAVTFNDSGSGSVLVSNTVSPASVTINNTAVNYTFQGNGQINSASGLTKVGAGTVTMNVPGTYLGSTVLSNGTFSLGANQSLANLTGNSAVTASTGSPMLTVNNSSNTTFAGNITGIGTLTKTGNGVLTLPGSNSVSVNVFVRAGALTLDSGALTAGSYVSVAQGGTENGTLTLKGTANFTGNNDLNVGDVGSSVGTLYVQDSASLMVNSLFIGSANAASSTATGTVYQTGGTVTQLATGAGTFCIGGRVEATSVGGVGVYNLSGGTLTAGGGIRVGSAGPGTFNQSGGLVNANGDVNIMRFAGASGTYNLEGGVLRAARVTSSIAANATFNFNGGVLVPSGDNFGFLTNLTLVNVRNGGAIVDTTNFNVTIASSLQHSTIEGDNPTDGGLIKRGNGSLTLADNMYSSYTGPTVVSAGTLNVGPNSAYTLNTLTVSNAVLGLMVNGGSGSVSAATLNLAGTSAMNLNYDQLSGTPAVALNIAGGVNVSGTTTINVLGYGFSAGQFPLVDYTGTPLANLSNFQLGALPYGVTATLSNNTANTSIDLVVTAVGSLNWVPLVANDGFGASSFNTGNSWQDFTPPSNINGYSTRSFLLRSPADTSAYTFGGSILAVDLGGQLLFKGTGGQIITVDNLLMNGGLVLYGVSTSDNLTETLAGSVTLQTGLTSTMAANGSSGAAETLNVTALIAGGGNLQINGVSGNVGTIVLAANNTYTGATTVAAGTLVVNGANGNSPVTVYPGGTLSGVGSINGPVNVQAGGNLIPGTPARGALTAAIGTLTAGNTTIGGTAIMRVDRTAVPASDKLAAPSVVVGPGATLTVNNLGSTGFVAGDTFTLFSTPISGAFGTVNLPALPSPDLYWTNKLAVDGTIAVVSSTTVNPNPTNLSVSVGGGNMILSWPEDHTGWTLQVQTNSRAVGLSTNWVDVPGSATTNSVTTPVGTANGAVFYRLKL